A genomic segment from Candidatus Woesearchaeota archaeon encodes:
- the rpl3p gene encoding 50S ribosomal protein L3: MGKPQKPRSGSMGVWPRVRSKRQYARVRSVPILKETKLLAFPAYKAGMTHVMAEGSDKNKRTSKTVSQVPVTILECPPIKIASIRLYGKNDDEELVVVNQLNFKSEKELNRKTNVPKKTFATTEELDNIDTENLVDVSIQIYTQPKIAKLKKTPEIFEVNLSGSIKEKIAWIKDHVDKPVSIQDVFKEGQFVDSHSITTGKGYQGPVKRFGIGLKSHKSEKGVRSVGSLGGWSGQAHVMYRVPHAGQMGYHQRTQFNNFILKISDKPEEVNPQGGIVNYGLLNTSYVLVQGSIPGPKKRLITLTEPIRLNNKKPEFNVQGIKKISTASIQGR; encoded by the coding sequence ATGGGAAAACCACAAAAACCAAGGTCCGGAAGCATGGGTGTTTGGCCCAGAGTCAGATCTAAAAGGCAATATGCAAGAGTCAGATCGGTTCCTATATTAAAAGAAACAAAACTTCTTGCATTTCCTGCATACAAAGCAGGTATGACTCACGTCATGGCTGAAGGTTCAGATAAAAATAAAAGAACTTCAAAAACTGTTTCTCAAGTTCCGGTAACAATTTTGGAATGTCCTCCAATAAAAATTGCAAGTATCAGATTATATGGAAAAAATGATGATGAAGAACTTGTCGTTGTAAATCAATTAAATTTCAAATCAGAAAAGGAACTTAATAGAAAAACTAACGTTCCAAAAAAAACATTTGCCACAACAGAAGAATTAGATAATATAGATACTGAAAATTTAGTTGATGTTTCTATCCAAATATATACTCAACCAAAAATTGCTAAACTTAAAAAAACACCAGAAATATTTGAGGTTAATTTAAGTGGTTCTATCAAAGAAAAGATTGCGTGGATAAAAGACCACGTGGATAAGCCAGTTTCTATTCAAGATGTTTTTAAAGAGGGTCAATTTGTTGATTCACATTCTATAACTACAGGAAAAGGATATCAGGGACCTGTTAAAAGATTCGGTATTGGACTAAAGAGCCACAAGTCTGAAAAAGGAGTAAGATCTGTAGGTTCCTTAGGAGGCTGGTCTGGACAAGCTCACGTTATGTATAGGGTTCCTCATGCAGGTCAAATGGGGTATCATCAAAGAACACAATTTAACAATTTCATTCTAAAAATTTCAGACAAACCAGAAGAAGTAAATCCTCAAGGAGGCATTGTGAACTATGGTTTGTTAAATACGAGTTATGTTCTTGTTCAAGGTTCAATACCAGGTCCTAAAAAAAGACTGATAACCTTGACAGAACCAATCAGACTAAATAACAAAAAGCCAGAATTTAATGTTCAAGGCATAAAAAAAATAAGTACAGCTAGCATTCAAGGAAGATAA
- a CDS encoding 50S ribosomal protein L4, producing MNIKIKGLKNTIKGELALPNQFKEPVREDLIKRAVLAIQANRRQAYGADPESGKNVSAQLSKRRRKYRGTYGIGQSRTPRKVMSRSGTRFNYTGAFAPQTVGGRRAHPPKADKIWDQKVNKIENRKAIRSALSATIIPELVKTRGHKIPSDYPFAISDEFKSLSKTKIVKEELINLGFKDELIRSEISKVRAGKGTLRGRRHKKKVGVLIVTDTQCDLIKGATNIPGIDVILLNKLNTENLAPGAAPGRVTLFTESAIKALSEKKLFTKEYKSEETAETKVKKKKEIKPKSLKPSKPKKENKKTKEVKEPKKIKEPKDNKENKKTLSSKTQTKKDNEAQE from the coding sequence ATGAATATCAAAATTAAAGGATTAAAAAATACAATTAAAGGCGAACTTGCTCTTCCAAATCAATTCAAAGAGCCAGTAAGAGAAGATCTAATAAAACGAGCCGTATTAGCAATCCAAGCAAATAGAAGACAAGCATATGGTGCAGATCCAGAATCAGGGAAAAATGTTTCTGCGCAATTAAGCAAAAGAAGAAGAAAATACAGGGGAACATATGGTATAGGACAATCAAGAACTCCGAGAAAAGTAATGAGTAGATCAGGAACAAGATTCAATTATACTGGCGCATTTGCACCTCAAACCGTTGGAGGAAGAAGAGCTCATCCTCCAAAAGCTGATAAAATATGGGATCAAAAAGTAAACAAAATAGAAAACAGAAAAGCAATAAGATCTGCATTGTCAGCAACAATAATTCCGGAACTTGTAAAAACAAGAGGACATAAGATCCCTTCAGACTATCCGTTTGCAATCTCAGATGAATTCAAATCATTATCAAAAACAAAAATTGTGAAAGAAGAACTAATAAATTTAGGATTCAAAGATGAACTTATAAGATCTGAAATTTCAAAAGTTAGAGCTGGAAAAGGAACTCTTAGAGGAAGAAGACATAAGAAAAAAGTAGGCGTTCTAATCGTGACTGATACACAATGCGATTTGATTAAAGGCGCAACAAACATTCCGGGAATAGATGTAATATTATTAAATAAACTAAATACAGAAAACCTTGCTCCAGGTGCAGCGCCTGGCAGAGTGACTCTATTCACAGAATCCGCAATAAAAGCATTATCTGAAAAAAAACTATTTACAAAAGAATACAAATCAGAAGAAACAGCAGAAACAAAAGTCAAGAAAAAAAAAGAAATAAAACCAAAATCACTAAAACCATCAAAACCAAAAAAGGAAAATAAGAAAACCAAAGAAGTCAAAGAACCTAAGAAAATCAAGGAACCTAAAGACAATAAAGAAAACAAAAAAACATTATCTTCAAAAACTCAAACAAAAAAGGACAATGAGGCACAAGAATGA
- a CDS encoding 50S ribosomal protein L23 yields the protein MSKDNVIEYPLATEKSIKLMESENKLIFVVTRTANKQQIKQSIEEEFDVKITDVKTLMDTKGRKKAYVKFSMETPAIDIATKLGLM from the coding sequence ATGAGTAAAGACAACGTAATAGAATATCCATTAGCAACAGAAAAAAGTATTAAACTAATGGAATCAGAAAATAAGTTAATATTCGTTGTGACCAGAACAGCAAACAAACAGCAAATAAAACAATCAATAGAAGAAGAATTTGATGTTAAAATAACAGATGTAAAAACATTAATGGATACAAAAGGAAGAAAAAAAGCATATGTCAAATTTTCAATGGAAACACCAGCAATTGACATAGCAACAAAATTAGGATTAATGTAA
- a CDS encoding 50S ribosomal protein L2: MGKNLIQQRRGKGSGRFRKPVFRFKGEIKMLKKNTYTVNNLVRCPGHSAPLIEAKYDDGSKSLLIAPEGVCLGDQFTINNGDIKAGNILTLKDIPEGTSVFCIEGRPGDGGKFVRSSGASAKIVSKTPKAITLILPSKKQKLFHPECRAMIGVAAGAGRTEKPLMKAGKKHHIAKSKNQYYPIVSGSAMNAVAHPFGNKRSLRKSKAKPTSRNAPPGRKVGMIAAKRTGRRK; encoded by the coding sequence ATGGGAAAAAACTTAATTCAGCAAAGAAGAGGAAAAGGATCAGGAAGATTCAGAAAACCAGTCTTCAGATTTAAAGGCGAAATAAAAATGCTGAAAAAAAACACATATACCGTAAACAATTTAGTTAGATGTCCGGGACACTCAGCACCACTAATTGAAGCAAAATATGACGACGGATCAAAATCCTTATTAATCGCTCCAGAAGGCGTGTGCTTAGGAGACCAATTCACAATAAACAACGGAGATATAAAAGCAGGAAACATACTAACACTAAAAGACATACCTGAAGGAACAAGTGTTTTTTGCATAGAAGGAAGACCTGGTGACGGAGGAAAATTCGTACGAAGTTCAGGAGCAAGCGCGAAAATAGTAAGTAAAACTCCAAAAGCAATAACATTAATATTGCCTTCAAAAAAACAAAAACTTTTCCATCCAGAATGCAGAGCAATGATTGGAGTGGCTGCAGGAGCGGGAAGAACAGAAAAGCCACTGATGAAAGCAGGCAAAAAACATCACATAGCAAAATCAAAGAATCAATATTATCCAATAGTGTCGGGTTCAGCAATGAATGCAGTAGCACATCCATTCGGAAATAAAAGAAGCTTAAGAAAATCAAAAGCAAAACCAACATCAAGAAATGCACCTCCAGGAAGAAAAGTTGGTATGATTGCAGCAAAAAGAACTGGAAGAAGGAAATAA
- a CDS encoding 30S ribosomal protein S19 encodes MAKKQFTYKGKTLEELQELSQKEVAELLPSRQRRKLKRGLSDEEKALLIKLNKKSTIKTHLRNMIILPEMVGKTIQIHTGKEFQAIIIQQEMIGHYLGELALSRKKVGHSSPGVGATKSSGNVSVR; translated from the coding sequence ATGGCAAAAAAACAATTCACATACAAAGGAAAAACCCTTGAAGAACTTCAAGAATTATCCCAGAAAGAAGTTGCAGAATTACTTCCATCAAGACAACGAAGAAAACTAAAAAGAGGACTCTCTGATGAAGAAAAAGCTTTACTCATAAAATTAAACAAAAAAAGCACAATAAAAACACACTTAAGAAATATGATAATATTGCCTGAAATGGTAGGAAAAACAATTCAAATACACACAGGAAAAGAATTTCAAGCAATAATAATACAACAAGAAATGATAGGACACTATCTGGGAGAATTAGCATTATCAAGGAAAAAAGTAGGACACAGTTCACCAGGTGTAGGCGCAACAAAATCATCAGGAAACGTATCAGTAAGATAA
- the rplV gene encoding 50S ribosomal protein L22: protein MDNKYAYKELKENMARALVKDASISTKTSIEMAKFLKGKTTEKAKTILNRVLEKKTAIPFTRFTNGLGHRAGSGIGTGRFPQKATEEFLDLIKSVEANAQAKGLSTNLKIIHLLANKASNQFHYGRQRRRKYKRTHLELVVEEQEETKQDNKKANKKAKPAQKTSTVENKTPKSASSSTSKTENKTKISEQKQNSSTQTSDNKKENLSESKESPNEKKTEELKQDKELKKNTEPNNTPNTEPKITEKNTEDKK from the coding sequence ATGGACAACAAATACGCATATAAGGAATTGAAAGAAAATATGGCTAGAGCACTAGTTAAAGATGCATCAATAAGCACAAAAACTTCAATAGAGATGGCAAAATTCCTAAAAGGAAAAACAACAGAAAAAGCAAAAACAATACTTAACAGAGTACTAGAGAAAAAAACAGCAATACCGTTCACAAGATTCACAAATGGCTTAGGACACAGAGCAGGCTCAGGAATAGGTACTGGAAGATTTCCTCAAAAGGCAACAGAAGAATTCCTAGATTTAATAAAATCAGTAGAAGCAAATGCTCAAGCAAAGGGACTTTCAACAAATCTAAAAATAATACATTTATTAGCAAACAAAGCAAGCAATCAATTCCACTATGGAAGACAACGAAGAAGAAAATACAAAAGAACACATTTAGAACTAGTTGTTGAAGAACAAGAAGAAACAAAACAAGATAATAAAAAAGCAAACAAAAAAGCAAAGCCAGCACAAAAAACTAGCACAGTAGAAAACAAAACTCCAAAATCAGCTTCGAGTTCAACTTCCAAAACTGAGAACAAAACAAAAATATCAGAACAAAAACAAAATTCATCAACACAAACTTCCGATAACAAAAAAGAAAATCTGTCCGAATCAAAAGAAAGCCCAAATGAAAAAAAAACTGAAGAATTAAAACAAGATAAAGAACTCAAGAAAAACACAGAACCAAACAACACTCCAAATACAGAACCAAAAATCACTGAAAAAAACACAGAGGATAAAAAATGA
- a CDS encoding 30S ribosomal protein S3, with amino-acid sequence MIERKFVAQNIKEFEIKKYLFNELSRVGLSDVKLQRTPLGEKIVVTASRPGLVVGKGGSNITRLTKELKLIFKLENPQIEIEELLDPRADASITAEMIANSLEKYGPARFKGVGHKAMSTVMSSGALGVEILISGKIPSSRAKTWRFYQGYLKKCGDISISGVNNAQQIARLKSGIVGIQVTIMPGTTKLPDKIELLDEPQTIIEEVKTEETKTTEKEKEKKETKQKTTKKKATKKKTTKTTEENKVPKSEKENHKNTEE; translated from the coding sequence ATGATCGAAAGAAAATTTGTAGCTCAAAACATCAAAGAATTTGAAATAAAAAAATACTTATTCAACGAATTAAGTAGAGTAGGATTAAGCGATGTAAAACTACAAAGAACACCACTCGGAGAAAAAATAGTAGTGACAGCTTCAAGACCTGGCCTAGTAGTTGGAAAAGGAGGCTCAAACATCACAAGATTAACAAAAGAACTAAAACTAATATTCAAATTAGAAAACCCGCAAATAGAAATAGAAGAACTACTAGATCCAAGAGCAGACGCTTCAATAACTGCAGAAATGATTGCGAACTCACTAGAAAAATACGGACCTGCAAGATTCAAAGGCGTAGGACACAAAGCAATGAGCACAGTAATGTCCTCAGGAGCACTAGGTGTAGAAATACTAATAAGCGGAAAAATCCCGAGCAGCAGAGCAAAAACATGGCGATTCTACCAAGGATACTTAAAAAAATGTGGAGACATAAGCATATCAGGCGTAAATAATGCTCAACAAATAGCAAGACTAAAATCAGGAATCGTAGGAATACAAGTCACAATCATGCCAGGAACCACCAAACTACCCGATAAAATAGAACTATTAGATGAACCACAAACAATCATAGAAGAAGTGAAAACAGAAGAAACTAAAACAACAGAGAAAGAAAAAGAAAAAAAAGAAACAAAACAAAAAACAACCAAAAAGAAAGCAACAAAGAAAAAAACAACCAAAACAACAGAAGAAAATAAGGTTCCAAAATCAGAGAAAGAAAATCACAAAAACACAGAAGAATAA
- the rpmC gene encoding 50S ribosomal protein L29 — translation MKSKEIRSQKPEEFPKKLKELKSELIQLQGQAATGTPPKNPGRIKQIKKIIARLKTIQHEQELKQKLQETKTKSKEEK, via the coding sequence ATGAAATCAAAAGAAATAAGATCACAAAAACCTGAAGAGTTCCCAAAAAAACTAAAAGAGCTGAAATCAGAGTTAATACAACTACAAGGACAAGCAGCAACAGGAACTCCACCAAAAAACCCAGGAAGAATAAAACAGATAAAAAAAATAATTGCAAGACTCAAAACAATACAGCACGAACAAGAACTAAAACAAAAATTGCAAGAAACCAAAACAAAATCCAAGGAGGAAAAATAA
- the yciH gene encoding stress response translation initiation inhibitor YciH: MPEIDPITGLPKELGAWDNITKESQKITIKIIKKKFGKKYTVVEGINKHEVNIKEITKKLKNKFACGGTAKEGHIELQGDHMKDIRKELVTLGFAPDQIEK, translated from the coding sequence ATGCCAGAAATCGATCCAATAACAGGCTTGCCCAAAGAACTAGGCGCTTGGGATAACATCACAAAAGAAAGTCAAAAAATCACAATAAAAATTATCAAGAAAAAATTCGGAAAAAAATACACTGTGGTTGAAGGAATAAACAAACACGAAGTCAACATAAAAGAAATCACAAAAAAACTAAAAAACAAATTCGCATGCGGAGGAACTGCCAAAGAAGGGCACATAGAACTTCAAGGCGACCACATGAAAGACATAAGAAAAGAACTGGTTACCCTCGGATTTGCACCAGATCAAATAGAAAAATAA
- a CDS encoding ribonuclease P protein subunit, whose protein sequence is MNKHQQEYIGKKIEITKSNDKQHQGKIGKIINETKNTFTIQLITKNKENKIITILKQNKEFKINEKTINGNKITKKPEERIKIKT, encoded by the coding sequence ATGAACAAACACCAACAAGAATACATCGGAAAAAAAATAGAAATAACAAAATCAAACGATAAACAACATCAAGGAAAGATAGGAAAAATAATAAACGAAACAAAAAACACATTCACAATACAACTAATCACAAAAAACAAAGAAAACAAAATCATAACAATACTAAAACAAAACAAAGAATTCAAAATCAATGAAAAAACAATAAACGGAAACAAAATAACAAAAAAACCAGAAGAAAGAATCAAAATCAAAACATAA
- the rpsQ gene encoding 30S ribosomal protein S17: protein MKKMNEKPLSIRGRKFTGTVVSDKMSKTVTVEWERRKYDPKYERYEKRKTKVKAHNPENINAKTGDKVIIAETRPISKTKNFIVLKIIQNEEEN from the coding sequence ATGAAAAAAATGAACGAAAAACCACTAAGCATCAGAGGAAGAAAATTCACAGGCACAGTAGTAAGCGATAAAATGAGCAAAACAGTCACAGTAGAATGGGAAAGAAGAAAATACGACCCAAAATATGAAAGATACGAAAAAAGAAAAACCAAAGTAAAAGCTCACAACCCCGAAAACATAAACGCAAAAACAGGAGACAAAGTAATAATAGCAGAAACAAGACCTATATCCAAAACAAAAAATTTCATAGTACTAAAAATAATACAAAACGAAGAAGAAAACTGA
- a CDS encoding uL14 family ribosomal protein produces the protein MKSVKATISKALPHGAVLGTCDNSGAKVLKVFAVKGRKTIKGRMPEARVGDLVQASVIKGKPDIRKTAVLAVIVRQKKEYRRLDGTRIKFEDNAAVVVKDIKGNPKGTIFKGPIAKEACERWPGIAKIANIII, from the coding sequence ATGAAAAGTGTAAAAGCAACGATATCAAAAGCGCTCCCTCACGGAGCTGTATTAGGAACCTGCGATAACAGTGGCGCGAAAGTCCTAAAGGTTTTCGCTGTAAAAGGAAGAAAAACCATCAAAGGAAGAATGCCTGAAGCAAGAGTGGGAGACCTAGTACAAGCATCAGTAATAAAAGGAAAACCAGACATAAGAAAAACAGCAGTCTTAGCTGTAATAGTAAGACAAAAAAAAGAATACAGAAGACTAGACGGAACAAGAATAAAATTCGAAGATAACGCTGCAGTCGTAGTAAAAGACATCAAAGGCAATCCAAAAGGAACAATATTCAAAGGCCCAATAGCAAAAGAAGCATGCGAGAGATGGCCAGGAATCGCAAAAATAGCAAACATAATCATATAA
- the rplX gene encoding 50S ribosomal protein L24 — MKTKFSTTWKHSKQTRKQRKYLHNAPLHIKQKLQSTNLSKELRQKYGTRNTTVRKGDKVKILRGKFKGQETKVEELNLKTGKIYLTKIEITKKDGSKTRVPHRANNLQITELNLDDKRRKQKLLQNTQNSKSKTQKNEKTSTTSTKQTVTEGK, encoded by the coding sequence ATGAAAACAAAATTTTCAACAACGTGGAAACACAGCAAACAAACAAGAAAACAAAGAAAATACCTACATAACGCTCCACTACACATAAAACAAAAACTACAATCAACAAACCTAAGTAAAGAACTAAGACAAAAATATGGAACAAGAAACACAACTGTAAGAAAAGGAGACAAAGTCAAAATACTAAGAGGAAAATTTAAAGGCCAAGAAACAAAAGTAGAGGAACTAAACCTAAAAACAGGAAAAATCTACTTAACCAAAATAGAAATAACAAAAAAAGATGGCTCAAAAACAAGAGTTCCACACAGGGCAAACAACCTACAAATAACAGAACTAAACCTCGACGACAAAAGACGAAAACAAAAACTACTTCAAAACACACAAAACTCAAAATCAAAAACCCAAAAAAACGAGAAAACAAGCACAACAAGCACAAAACAAACTGTTACAGAGGGAAAATAA
- a CDS encoding 50S ribosomal protein L5 gives MTEKNPMRQIRIEKVTLNIGAGKDQKILEKGQKLIKNLTGIDPIKTITQKRIQGWGLRVGLAIGTKLTLRNEDAQKIIPRLLSAKDNTLKESSFDKNGNISFGIPEYIDIEGAKYDTEIGMMGLQATITLKRPGYRIKNRKLQNKKIPQKHRIHKEEAIQFMKETFKTKTGDEE, from the coding sequence ATGACAGAAAAAAACCCGATGAGGCAAATAAGGATAGAGAAGGTCACCTTAAACATAGGTGCAGGGAAAGACCAAAAAATCTTAGAAAAAGGACAGAAATTAATCAAAAACCTAACAGGAATAGACCCAATAAAAACAATAACACAAAAAAGAATACAAGGATGGGGACTAAGAGTAGGGCTTGCAATAGGAACAAAACTAACACTTAGAAACGAAGATGCACAAAAAATAATACCTAGATTACTAAGCGCCAAAGACAACACACTAAAAGAATCCAGTTTTGACAAAAACGGAAACATAAGCTTTGGAATACCAGAATACATAGATATAGAAGGCGCAAAATATGACACAGAAATAGGAATGATGGGCTTACAAGCCACAATAACCCTAAAAAGACCAGGATATAGAATAAAAAACAGAAAACTGCAAAACAAAAAAATACCTCAAAAACACAGAATACACAAAGAAGAAGCAATACAATTCATGAAAGAAACATTCAAAACAAAAACAGGTGACGAAGAATGA
- a CDS encoding 30S ribosomal protein S14, which translates to MTQADHTKVLKQIQKKPGKYAKYKKYSIPKERDQGKYKKRCRMTGATRGVIHKYGINLCRKTFRQFATKLGFKKYS; encoded by the coding sequence ATGACTCAAGCAGATCACACTAAAGTATTAAAACAAATACAAAAAAAACCAGGAAAATACGCTAAATACAAAAAATATAGTATACCAAAAGAAAGAGATCAAGGAAAATACAAAAAAAGATGCAGAATGACCGGCGCAACAAGAGGAGTAATACACAAATACGGAATCAACCTTTGCAGAAAAACATTCCGGCAATTCGCAACAAAATTAGGATTTAAAAAATATTCATGA
- a CDS encoding 30S ribosomal protein S8 yields the protein MTLNDPLANVLSHIYNYEKLGKKEMTTKNNSKLIRNVLKIMQEEHLIGSHEEIEDGKGNILKINLLGSINKCGVIKPRFKTKYDEFEKYEKRFLPAKDFGILIISTSQGLMTHKQAKEKGVGGKLISYAY from the coding sequence ATGACACTAAACGATCCACTAGCAAATGTACTAAGTCACATATATAACTACGAAAAACTAGGCAAAAAAGAAATGACCACTAAAAACAACTCAAAACTAATCAGAAATGTATTAAAAATAATGCAAGAAGAACACTTAATAGGAAGTCATGAAGAAATAGAAGATGGCAAAGGAAACATACTAAAAATAAATCTTCTTGGCTCAATAAACAAATGCGGAGTAATAAAACCAAGATTTAAAACAAAATACGACGAATTTGAAAAATACGAAAAAAGATTCCTACCCGCAAAAGATTTTGGAATATTAATAATATCAACAAGCCAAGGTCTAATGACTCACAAACAAGCAAAAGAAAAAGGTGTAGGCGGCAAACTAATAAGTTATGCATACTAA
- a CDS encoding 50S ribosomal protein L6 — protein MKENKQEVTIEMPEDCQITMTGKILKVTGPKGENQRKLADIHMNIKIENKTITLSYQKSGKKQKAQLHTTRAHIKNMIKGVKEGYNYKLKICSGHFPMNVALKGNIFEIKNFIGEKVPRTIKIKEGAKVNIKGDTIEVDGINKELVGQTAASIEKLTKRPGFDKRIFQDGIYITEKDGKKIA, from the coding sequence ATGAAAGAAAACAAGCAAGAAGTAACAATTGAAATGCCTGAAGACTGTCAAATAACCATGACAGGAAAAATCCTAAAAGTAACAGGACCAAAAGGAGAAAACCAAAGAAAACTAGCAGACATACACATGAACATAAAAATAGAAAACAAAACAATCACTCTAAGCTACCAAAAATCAGGAAAAAAACAAAAAGCACAACTACACACAACAAGAGCACACATAAAAAATATGATCAAAGGAGTAAAAGAAGGATACAACTACAAACTAAAAATATGCTCAGGACACTTTCCAATGAACGTAGCACTAAAAGGAAACATATTCGAAATTAAAAATTTCATAGGAGAAAAAGTACCTAGAACAATCAAAATAAAAGAAGGCGCTAAAGTCAACATAAAGGGAGACACAATAGAAGTAGACGGAATAAACAAAGAACTAGTAGGACAAACAGCCGCAAGTATAGAAAAACTAACAAAAAGACCCGGATTTGATAAAAGAATATTTCAAGACGGAATATACATAACCGAAAAAGACGGAAAAAAAATAGCATAA
- a CDS encoding 50S ribosomal protein L19e, producing the protein MKIQKRLASRLMKASSKRIKFAADRLADIKEAITKTDIRQLIDEKAITKQNEKGISRSRANKIKKQKSKGKQKGPGSKKGKRTARLPKKEEWMNKIRSQRQLIKQLKDNENITQETYREIYKKSKGGYFRNKRHIKLYLEDHNLFQQSKSKPKKQQSTNKKNTKSE; encoded by the coding sequence ATGAAAATCCAAAAAAGACTAGCATCACGATTAATGAAAGCATCCTCTAAAAGGATAAAATTCGCAGCAGACAGACTAGCAGACATAAAAGAAGCAATAACCAAAACAGATATAAGACAATTAATAGATGAAAAAGCAATCACAAAACAAAACGAAAAAGGAATAAGTCGAAGCAGAGCAAACAAAATAAAAAAACAAAAAAGCAAAGGAAAACAAAAAGGTCCTGGAAGCAAAAAAGGAAAAAGAACTGCAAGACTACCAAAAAAAGAAGAATGGATGAACAAAATAAGATCGCAAAGACAACTAATAAAACAACTAAAAGATAACGAAAACATAACACAAGAAACATACAGAGAAATATACAAAAAGTCAAAAGGCGGATACTTCAGAAACAAAAGACACATTAAACTATACTTAGAAGACCACAATTTATTCCAACAATCCAAATCCAAACCAAAAAAACAACAATCAACAAACAAAAAAAATACAAAAAGTGAATAA
- a CDS encoding 50S ribosomal protein L18, producing the protein MASKTTYTVQYRRKRNGKTNYKRRLELLKGRQKRLIVRRTNTQIIMQIATYNPDGDKILLTTGSADLKKTGWKHDTKTLPAAYLTGLILAKEAQKHQITEAILDLGLQTPKKGNRIYSALKGAIDGGLKIPASKEIFPSEDRITGKHIAQHNEKAKSIQEDFEKTKKQILN; encoded by the coding sequence ATGGCATCAAAAACAACATACACAGTACAGTACAGAAGGAAAAGAAACGGAAAAACAAACTACAAAAGAAGATTAGAACTACTTAAAGGAAGACAAAAAAGACTAATCGTTAGAAGAACAAACACACAAATAATAATGCAAATAGCAACATATAATCCAGATGGAGATAAAATACTACTAACAACAGGAAGTGCAGACCTCAAAAAAACAGGTTGGAAACATGACACAAAAACATTACCTGCAGCATACTTAACAGGACTAATACTAGCAAAAGAAGCACAAAAACACCAAATAACAGAAGCAATACTTGACCTAGGGCTTCAAACACCAAAAAAAGGAAACAGAATATACTCCGCGCTGAAAGGAGCAATAGACGGCGGACTAAAAATACCAGCCTCAAAAGAAATATTCCCCTCAGAAGATCGAATAACAGGAAAACACATAGCACAACATAATGAAAAAGCAAAATCAATACAAGAAGACTTCGAAAAAACAAAAAAACAAATACTAAACTAA